The Parambassis ranga chromosome 1, fParRan2.1, whole genome shotgun sequence genome includes a region encoding these proteins:
- the LOC114438257 gene encoding transcription factor SPT20 homolog codes for MRSWVLVLLLAALLAVRLRLGSAEGDPLPPSLVDLVRDSPISSMEDLKLLLQQETNAIEDDEDEHDIVTNHTHGRYIRSLVEAQPAQQAACKVRTEVMEVTRSMLDRRNANFLLWPPCVEVQRCSGCCNTRLLQCVPIVTSSRYLQVIKIQYINRKAHYDKAIISVEDHVTCRCQPSSSASSTSSSTSQTNPNPPPPPPPPQQPPASSHHPVQHPRPIQPKTHTSKADLHRHDDLKHNQHHYLSEEREPVGRQWQQGGYTQLVHWTQPRVHQATTHVQTGVHQTIGGMAGPVNSWPAEARAEHSVMGNTQQVGQGSGYDGSKEESSVHVTESEGDVHHPDHTQRQQQLLQHQQRQQYQQQYQYHSQPHYPQQYNHGGAEDQELRAQYHLNAPQSDSASPPATPTQLTTPPLTISQKDSVTSQKNTEVTIQKQTQTETVSQKQGNEREESGSANSGDSVGTDLVNQGKEKDSKVTSEDGSLTEEERRQKLLEMVQREPDKHLHPHPPQHRPKPTTFKTAFSAVTPKSPAARQAPFRPASPRRRRKHRKRISKAAMRAMIM; via the exons ATGAGGTCCTGGgtcctggtgctgctgctggctgcgcTTTTAGCGGTCCGTCTGCGGCTCGGCAGCGCTGAG gGCGATCCACTCCCTCCGTCTCTGGTTGACCTGGTGAGGGACTCTCCCATCTCCTCTATGGAAgacctgaagctgctgctgcagcaagaGACCAATGCAATAG AAGATGACGAGGATGAGCATGATATCGTCACAAACCACACCCACGGTCGATACATTAGGAGTCTTG TGGAAGCACAGCCGGCCCAGCAGGCGGCCTGTAAAGTTCGAACAGAAGTGATGGAAGTAACGAGATCCATGCTGGATCGTCGCAATGCCAACTTCCTACTGTGGCCGCCATGTGTGGAGGTGCAGCGGTGTTCGGGTTGCTGCAACACcaggctgctgcagtgtgtcccCATAGTTACCTCTAGTAGATACTTACAG GTCATAAAGATTCAGTACATAAACAGGAAAGCTCACTACGACAAGGCCATCATCTCAGTGGAAGATCACGTCACCTGCAGGTGCCAACCTTCCTCATCTGCCTCTTCAACTTCTTCTTCCACCTCTCAAACCAACcccaatcctcctcctcctccacctccaccacaacAGCCTCCGGCATCCTCACACCATCCCGTGCAACATCCCCGGCCCATTCAACCCAAGACTCACACCTCCAAGGCTGACCTCCATCGCCACGATGACCTAAAGCACAACCAGCATCATTACCTTTCTGAGGAGCGTGAGCCGGTGGGGAGGCAGTGGCAACAGGGCGGTTACACCCAGCTTGTTCACTGGACGCAGCCCAGAGTGCATCAGGCGACCACGCATGTGCAGACAGGCGTGCACCAGACGATCGGTGGGATGGCGGGGCCAGTCAACAGCTGGCCGGCTGAAGCAAGGGCAGAGCACAGCGTCATGGGGAATACGCAGCAGGTGGGGCAGGGGAGCGGGTATGACGGGAGCAAGGAGGAGAGCTCTGTGCATGTAACAGAGAGCGAGGGAGACGTGCACCATCCtgatcacacacagaggcagcaaCAGTTGTTACAGCATCAGCAGAGACAGCAGTATCAGCAGCAATATCAGTATCATAGTCAGCCACATTATCCACAACAGTACAACCACGGAGGAGCAGAGGACCAGGAGCTAAGGGCGCAGTATCATCTCAACGCTCCGCAATCTGACAGCGCCTCCCCCCCTGCTACCCCAACCCAGCTGACCACCCCCCCTCTAACAATCAGTCAAAAAGACTCAGTGACCAGCCAAAAAAATACAGAGGTCACAATTCAAAAACAGACTCAGACTGAAACAGTCAGTCAAAAACAAGggaatgagagagaggagagtgggTCGGCCAATAGCGGGGACTCGGTTGGGACAGATCTGGTTAATCAGGGCAAAGAAAAAGACTCTAAGGTGACCAGTGAGGATGGTAGTttaacagaggaggagaggagacagaaactTCTGGAGATGGTACAGAGGGAACCAGATAAACATCTTCATCCACATCCTCCTCAGCACAGACCAAAGCCAACCACATTCAAAACAG CATTCTCTGCTGTAACTCCAAAGTCTCCTGCAGCCCGTCAGGCTCCGTTCCGACCCGCATCGCCTCGGCGCAGGAGAAAACACCGCAAACGCATCAGCAAAGCAGCCATGAGAGCCATGATCATGTAG